A single genomic interval of Alcaligenes sp. SDU_A2 harbors:
- a CDS encoding M23 family metallopeptidase — MLAAASLGVSAGAGAWVQSHWSERDAVSGQDAGAHASQQARSDAMQDNVNRLAEKVGDLQAKLIEMDGVSKRVAKAAGIAYTDPELADSMPAQDADLASSLAGTDLGWSADRLGEQLDHLAKQMSEQQDWFTMLDSVLTERTGNEARLPNYRPIDYDEVASSFGWRRHPVTGRHALHEGLDFPAPKGTPIYAASGGVVSEARYVPGYGKLVEINHGNGMSTRYAHASSIVAKLGDVVEKGQLIARVGSTGQSTGSHLHFEVRMAGHALDPNLFLPAREYMDNQIAQLEPGK; from the coding sequence ATTTTGGCCGCCGCTTCGTTGGGGGTGTCGGCAGGTGCCGGCGCCTGGGTTCAGTCGCACTGGAGCGAACGCGATGCCGTGTCCGGCCAGGATGCGGGCGCGCATGCCAGCCAGCAGGCGCGCAGCGATGCCATGCAGGACAATGTGAACCGGCTGGCCGAAAAGGTGGGTGATCTGCAGGCCAAGCTGATCGAGATGGATGGGGTCAGCAAGCGGGTCGCCAAAGCGGCCGGCATTGCTTATACCGATCCCGAACTGGCCGATTCCATGCCTGCCCAAGATGCCGACCTGGCTTCCAGCCTGGCCGGTACTGATCTGGGCTGGAGCGCGGATCGCCTGGGCGAACAACTGGATCATCTGGCCAAGCAGATGTCCGAGCAACAGGATTGGTTCACCATGCTTGATTCGGTGCTGACTGAGCGCACGGGCAACGAAGCCCGCCTGCCTAATTATCGACCCATCGATTATGACGAAGTGGCTTCTTCCTTCGGTTGGCGTCGGCATCCGGTCACCGGTCGGCATGCCCTGCACGAGGGACTGGATTTTCCGGCCCCCAAAGGCACGCCCATCTATGCGGCTTCCGGCGGCGTGGTGTCCGAAGCCCGCTATGTGCCTGGCTATGGCAAACTGGTGGAAATCAATCACGGCAATGGCATGAGCACCCGTTATGCCCATGCCTCTTCCATCGTCGCCAAGCTGGGCGATGTGGTAGAAAAAGGGCAACTGATCGCTCGTGTCGGTTCCACGGGGCAGTCCACCGGTTCGCATCTGCATTTCGAGGTGCGCATGGCCGGTCATGCGCTGGACCCTAACTTGTTTTTGCCGGCGCGCGAGTACATGGACAATCAGATCGCACAATTGGAGCCGGGCAAGTAG
- a CDS encoding DciA family protein, with amino-acid sequence MTWNPHSPSATRKRGGGQSHALGWLAGDQQGSQVLEMARQLMAAQTHVSKALPPALGKACKVARIDRQQLTLAVPSAAHAAKLRQLLPTVMRRLNAAGWNITDALVHVQAHLFAGETIKPERQIQPLDERALASFEQLRDALPQGPLADAVARLLRHHRG; translated from the coding sequence ATGACCTGGAATCCGCATTCACCATCGGCGACTCGCAAACGCGGCGGTGGCCAAAGCCACGCCTTGGGTTGGCTGGCCGGTGACCAGCAGGGTTCCCAGGTTCTGGAAATGGCCCGGCAGCTTATGGCGGCGCAGACCCATGTCAGCAAGGCCTTGCCACCCGCTTTGGGCAAGGCATGTAAGGTGGCCCGTATAGACAGACAACAATTGACGCTGGCAGTTCCCAGCGCGGCGCACGCTGCCAAGCTGCGGCAGTTGCTGCCCACTGTCATGCGGCGCTTGAATGCCGCTGGCTGGAACATTACCGATGCGCTGGTGCATGTACAAGCCCATTTGTTCGCCGGCGAGACAATAAAGCCCGAGCGACAGATCCAGCCACTGGACGAACGCGCCCTGGCGTCGTTCGAGCAATTGCGCGACGCTCTGCCACAGGGGCCGCTGGCCGACGCTGTCGCCAGGCTGCTGCGACATCATCGCGGCTGA
- the lpxC gene encoding UDP-3-O-acyl-N-acetylglucosamine deacetylase, with the protein MLRQRTIKNIISTKGVGLHSGRRVEITLRPAAPDTGIVFHRVDLPEVVDLPAQADKVGGTRMASVLIKDDVRVSTVEHLMSAIAGLGIDNLHVDLTAEEVPIMDGSAGTFVYLLRSAGLQEQAAPKKFLRVLKPIEVSEGEGQDIKWARLEPYEGFSLQFSIDFHHPAIDATANFAEVDFARDSYVKTIARARTFGFASEVEALRAAGLARGGSLDNAIVMDEYRVLNSDGLRYEDEFVKHKILDAIGDLYLIGHPLIARYVACKSGHGLNNQLARALLAAQDSWELVSFESAAAAPRAYTSEWKFA; encoded by the coding sequence ATGCTTCGCCAGCGCACCATCAAGAACATTATCAGTACCAAGGGAGTCGGCCTGCACTCCGGCCGTCGCGTGGAAATCACGTTGCGTCCCGCGGCGCCTGATACCGGTATTGTGTTTCACCGCGTTGATCTGCCCGAAGTCGTGGACCTGCCGGCCCAGGCCGACAAGGTCGGCGGCACTCGCATGGCCTCTGTGCTTATCAAGGATGATGTGCGCGTCTCCACCGTCGAGCACCTGATGTCGGCCATTGCCGGCCTGGGCATCGATAATCTGCATGTGGATCTGACCGCCGAAGAAGTACCCATCATGGACGGCAGCGCCGGTACGTTTGTGTATCTGCTGCGTTCGGCCGGCCTGCAGGAGCAGGCCGCGCCCAAGAAGTTTCTGCGCGTGCTCAAGCCTATCGAAGTTTCCGAAGGCGAAGGGCAGGATATCAAGTGGGCGCGCCTGGAACCGTACGAAGGTTTTTCTCTGCAGTTCTCCATCGATTTTCACCACCCGGCCATTGATGCGACCGCTAATTTTGCCGAAGTGGACTTTGCCCGCGACTCTTACGTCAAAACCATCGCCCGTGCCCGTACGTTCGGTTTTGCCAGCGAAGTGGAAGCCTTGCGGGCGGCCGGGCTGGCCCGTGGGGGCAGCCTGGACAATGCCATCGTCATGGACGAGTACCGCGTGCTCAACAGCGATGGCCTGCGTTACGAGGACGAGTTCGTCAAGCACAAGATACTGGACGCCATCGGCGACCTGTATCTGATCGGCCATCCGCTGATCGCCCGCTACGTGGCCTGCAAGTCGGGTCACGGCTTGAACAACCAGTTGGCCCGCGCCTTGCTGGCCGCCCAGGATAGCTGGGAACTGGTCTCGTTCGAGTCGGCCGCGGCTGCGCCGCGTGCCTATACCAGCGAGTGGAAATTCGCCTGA
- the ftsZ gene encoding cell division protein FtsZ: MMNFEMLDTSRNGTVIKVVGVGGAGGNAVTHMIHSGVQGVDFICANTDSQALASSEAPIQIRLGRTGLGAGAKPDQGRAAAETAREEIRAALNGANMVFITAGMGGGTGTGASPVVAEVAKELGILTVGVVTKPFSFEGNRRLRMAEEGIEELSKHVHSLIVVLNENLYDLMDEDATQSDCFKAADDVLHNACAGIAEIINVEGNVNVDFEDVKTIMGEQGQAMMGTAVASGSNRAREAAERAIACPLLEGVDLHGARGMLVNITSSASLKMRETREIMDTIRSYAAEDATVIFGTAYDEAMGDSLRVTVVATGLGRKQSRPQLVQNNEEVLRTGTDNMPVIGADYANADVPAVIRNPRSQASAQVRALETAGMDHFDIPAFLRKQAD; this comes from the coding sequence ATGATGAACTTTGAAATGTTGGATACCAGCCGCAACGGCACGGTTATCAAGGTGGTCGGTGTGGGGGGAGCGGGCGGCAATGCCGTCACGCACATGATCCATTCCGGCGTGCAGGGTGTGGATTTCATCTGCGCCAATACGGATTCGCAGGCCCTGGCCAGCAGCGAAGCCCCCATCCAGATCCGTCTGGGCCGCACCGGCCTGGGTGCCGGTGCCAAGCCCGACCAGGGCCGTGCCGCCGCCGAGACGGCGCGCGAGGAAATCCGTGCAGCCCTGAACGGCGCGAACATGGTGTTCATTACGGCTGGCATGGGCGGCGGCACCGGCACGGGTGCCAGCCCTGTCGTGGCCGAAGTGGCCAAGGAGCTAGGCATTCTGACTGTGGGCGTGGTAACCAAACCATTCTCTTTTGAAGGCAATCGCCGCCTGCGTATGGCCGAAGAAGGGATCGAAGAGCTGAGCAAGCACGTCCATTCCCTGATCGTGGTGCTGAACGAAAACCTGTACGACCTGATGGACGAGGACGCGACTCAGTCCGACTGCTTCAAGGCTGCCGACGATGTGTTGCACAATGCCTGCGCGGGCATTGCCGAGATCATCAATGTCGAAGGTAATGTGAACGTGGACTTTGAGGACGTCAAGACCATCATGGGCGAGCAGGGTCAGGCCATGATGGGCACGGCGGTCGCTTCGGGCTCGAACCGTGCCCGCGAAGCCGCCGAGCGCGCCATTGCTTGCCCGCTGCTGGAAGGCGTGGACCTGCACGGTGCCCGTGGCATGCTGGTTAACATCACCTCCTCCGCATCGCTGAAAATGCGCGAAACCCGCGAGATCATGGATACCATCCGCAGCTATGCCGCTGAAGACGCCACCGTCATCTTCGGCACGGCCTACGACGAAGCCATGGGCGACAGCCTGCGCGTGACCGTGGTTGCGACCGGCCTGGGCCGCAAGCAGTCGCGTCCGCAACTGGTGCAGAACAACGAGGAAGTGCTGCGTACCGGTACGGACAACATGCCCGTCATCGGTGCTGATTACGCCAATGCGGATGTGCCTGCCGTGATCCGCAATCCACGCAGCCAGGCTTCGGCCCAGGTGCGCGCCCTGGAAACCGCCGGTATGGATCATTTCGACATTCCGGCTTTCCTGCGCAAGCAAGCTGATTGA
- the ftsA gene encoding cell division protein FtsA, which translates to MTRDIKDLIVALDIGTSKVVAVVAEVLPEGRFEVLGLGQHESQGMRKGVVVNIETTVNSIQRALEEAELMADCKIREVYTGIAGSHITSFNSSGMVAVKDKEVTATDVARVIETAKAVNIPTDQQVLHVLTQEFIVDSQEDIREPIGMSGLRLEVRVHIVTGAVSAAQNIVKCVRRCGLEVQDLILQPLASSLSCLTADEKELGVVLVDIGGGTTDIAIYTGGAIRHTDVIPIAGDQITSDIAAMLRTPTPDAEEIKLRFGVAKQSLAHPEEMIEVPGLGDRPNRQVKRQALGAVIEPRVEELFTFVQQSLRESGYEDLLSSGVVLTGGTAMLPGIVELAEDVFLKPVRVAVPSYEGSLADVMRNPRFSTVMGLLTEARLQSARGRKVAQQKGSVKGLLARMKEWFMN; encoded by the coding sequence ATGACTCGTGACATCAAAGACCTGATCGTTGCATTGGACATCGGCACCAGCAAAGTTGTTGCTGTGGTGGCTGAAGTCCTGCCGGAAGGCCGGTTTGAAGTGCTTGGTCTGGGACAGCATGAGTCCCAGGGCATGCGCAAGGGGGTGGTTGTCAATATCGAGACGACGGTCAACTCCATCCAGCGCGCGCTGGAGGAAGCCGAACTGATGGCTGATTGCAAGATCCGTGAAGTCTATACGGGCATTGCCGGCAGCCACATCACCAGCTTTAATTCCAGCGGCATGGTGGCCGTCAAGGACAAGGAAGTGACCGCCACCGATGTGGCACGCGTGATCGAGACGGCCAAAGCCGTCAATATTCCGACCGATCAGCAAGTGCTGCATGTGCTGACCCAGGAGTTCATCGTGGACTCGCAGGAAGATATACGCGAGCCCATCGGCATGAGCGGTCTGCGCCTGGAAGTGCGCGTGCATATCGTGACCGGTGCCGTCAGTGCCGCCCAAAACATCGTTAAATGCGTGCGCCGTTGCGGCCTGGAAGTGCAGGATCTTATCCTGCAGCCGCTGGCCTCCAGCCTGTCGTGTCTGACAGCCGACGAGAAGGAACTGGGCGTGGTGTTGGTCGATATCGGCGGCGGCACGACCGACATTGCCATTTATACGGGCGGTGCCATTCGTCATACGGATGTGATCCCTATCGCCGGCGACCAGATCACCAGTGATATTGCCGCCATGCTGCGCACGCCCACGCCCGATGCCGAAGAAATCAAGTTGCGTTTTGGCGTGGCCAAGCAATCGCTGGCCCATCCCGAGGAAATGATCGAAGTGCCCGGACTGGGCGATCGGCCTAATCGTCAGGTCAAGCGTCAGGCCCTGGGCGCGGTGATCGAGCCGCGCGTGGAAGAACTGTTTACTTTTGTGCAGCAAAGTCTGCGCGAGTCGGGCTACGAGGACCTGCTGTCCTCGGGCGTGGTCTTGACGGGCGGCACGGCGATGTTGCCCGGCATCGTGGAACTGGCCGAGGACGTGTTCTTGAAGCCGGTGCGGGTCGCCGTGCCCAGCTACGAGGGCAGTCTGGCCGATGTGATGCGCAATCCGCGTTTTTCGACGGTCATGGGCCTGTTGACCGAGGCGCGTTTGCAAAGTGCGCGGGGCCGCAAGGTTGCCCAGCAGAAAGGCAGTGTCAAAGGCCTGCTGGCGCGCATGAAAGAGTGGTTCATGAATTAA
- a CDS encoding cell division protein FtsQ/DivIB has translation MFSDARLTNLIANTLALLAVSALVVGVIIWAVRRPYFNIERIQIESSQGEPLAYVTPEGVKATVAGRLEGNFFTVNLDKSRALIETAPWVRRAQIRRVWPNTLQVRIEEQQPLAYWNENDMINTWGEAFAANQAVVPDDAQLPQLSGPPNSERLVVQRYAELARWFGPLDVQVREVALSPRYAWDVTLSNGTQLNLGRDPAADIADPHGRKGALPFAVRIERFVQAWPGLMQRLGDRTLQSADLRYPNGFAITLAPVPSTPVK, from the coding sequence ATGTTTTCCGATGCCCGCCTGACCAATCTGATCGCTAACACGCTGGCGCTGCTGGCCGTGTCGGCGCTGGTCGTCGGGGTCATCATCTGGGCTGTGCGTCGTCCGTATTTCAATATCGAGCGTATCCAGATCGAATCGTCGCAAGGCGAACCCTTGGCCTATGTCACGCCCGAAGGCGTCAAGGCCACGGTAGCGGGCCGTCTGGAGGGCAACTTCTTTACGGTCAACCTGGACAAGTCCCGTGCCTTGATCGAAACCGCGCCCTGGGTGCGGCGTGCTCAGATCCGGCGGGTCTGGCCCAATACGCTGCAAGTTCGCATCGAAGAGCAGCAGCCGTTGGCCTACTGGAATGAGAACGACATGATCAACACCTGGGGCGAGGCGTTTGCGGCCAATCAGGCGGTGGTGCCCGACGACGCGCAACTGCCGCAGTTAAGCGGTCCGCCCAATTCCGAGCGGCTGGTGGTGCAGCGCTATGCGGAGCTGGCGCGCTGGTTCGGCCCCCTGGATGTGCAGGTGCGCGAGGTCGCGCTCAGCCCACGTTATGCCTGGGACGTGACGCTCTCGAACGGCACGCAACTGAATCTGGGCCGCGATCCTGCGGCCGATATTGCCGACCCGCACGGACGCAAAGGGGCTTTGCCCTTTGCCGTGCGTATTGAACGATTTGTGCAGGCCTGGCCTGGCCTGATGCAGCGCTTGGGCGACCGCACGCTGCAAAGCGCCGATTTACGTTATCCGAATGGCTTTGCGATCACGCTGGCTCCGGTTCCATCTACCCCTGTGAAGTAA
- a CDS encoding D-alanine--D-alanine ligase: protein MTADFGRVGVLYGGKSAEREVSLMSGQGVHDALRSMGVDAHLFDMGEKGLADLAQAGFDCVFIALHGRFGEDGTLQGALEWLGIPYTGSGVMASSLAMDKIMTKRVWQHVGLPTPDFVELTDASGVAAAVERLGVPMIMKPPHEGSTVGVVRVDQADQALAAFQTAMHYDTVVLAEQFIRGRELTVPIIGTGEHARALPVIDIVAPQGNYDFEHKYYSDETQYFCPADLSPELTAQVQDLAVRAFQALGCEGWARADFMLDEQNRPWLLEMNTSPGMTSHSLVPMAAKAQGVSYAQLCVNILATARCKVQAIARSV, encoded by the coding sequence ATGACAGCAGATTTTGGCCGAGTAGGCGTGTTGTACGGCGGCAAGTCTGCCGAGCGCGAGGTATCGCTGATGTCGGGCCAAGGGGTTCATGATGCCTTGCGCAGCATGGGTGTGGATGCGCATCTGTTTGACATGGGCGAAAAAGGCCTGGCCGATCTGGCCCAGGCTGGTTTTGACTGCGTGTTCATTGCGCTGCATGGCCGCTTCGGCGAGGACGGGACATTGCAAGGCGCGCTGGAATGGTTGGGTATTCCCTACACTGGCAGCGGCGTCATGGCTTCCAGTCTGGCCATGGACAAGATCATGACCAAGCGGGTCTGGCAGCACGTGGGCCTGCCGACGCCGGACTTTGTCGAGTTGACCGACGCCTCGGGCGTGGCCGCCGCCGTCGAGCGTCTGGGCGTGCCCATGATCATGAAGCCCCCGCATGAAGGCTCCACCGTAGGTGTGGTGCGTGTGGATCAGGCCGATCAGGCACTGGCAGCGTTTCAGACCGCCATGCATTACGACACCGTCGTGCTGGCCGAGCAATTTATCCGCGGCCGCGAACTGACCGTGCCCATCATCGGCACCGGCGAGCATGCGCGTGCCTTGCCGGTTATTGATATCGTCGCCCCGCAAGGCAATTACGACTTCGAGCACAAGTATTACTCCGACGAAACCCAGTATTTCTGCCCTGCCGACTTGTCGCCCGAGCTGACGGCCCAGGTGCAGGATCTGGCCGTGCGCGCGTTTCAGGCGTTGGGTTGCGAAGGCTGGGCGCGGGCCGATTTCATGCTGGACGAGCAGAACCGGCCCTGGCTGCTGGAGATGAATACCTCGCCCGGCATGACCAGCCATTCGCTGGTTCCCATGGCTGCCAAAGCCCAGGGAGTCAGTTATGCCCAGCTGTGCGTGAACATTTTGGCGACGGCGCGCTGCAAAGTGCAGGCCATCGCCCGCAGCGTGTAA
- the murC gene encoding UDP-N-acetylmuramate--L-alanine ligase — protein sequence MKHRIQRIHFVGIGGSGMSGIAEVMLNLGFAISGSDIQETAVTRRLESLGARIIIGHKAENVAGMGAIVTSTAIAGDNPEVLAARAARIPVVPRALMLAELMRLKRGIAVAGTHGKTTTTSLVASLLAAGELDPTFVIGGRLNSAGANARLGQGEYIVVEADESDASFLNLLPVMAIVTNIDVDHMDTYGHDVARLKSAFIDFTHRLPFYGSAILCSDDANVREIIPFVSRPVTTYGIDSDAQVRAVNIQSRGTTMCFDVQRKGAGGDLPVLSVCLNLPGRHNVLNALAAIAVATELGVDDATIARALSEFTGVGRRFSLIGDFPVSERQGGGTFTVVDDYGHHPVEMAATLAAARGAWPDRRIVLAFQPHRYTRTRDCFEDFVQVLSQADAVLLSEVYAAGEPPLVAADGRALSRAVRVLGKVEPIFVAEINDMAQTVLDFVRDGDVVLVMGAGSISRIPAQLGEMA from the coding sequence ATGAAACACCGCATTCAACGAATTCATTTTGTAGGTATCGGCGGATCGGGCATGAGCGGCATTGCCGAAGTCATGCTGAATCTGGGCTTTGCCATCAGCGGCTCCGATATTCAGGAAACGGCGGTAACACGCCGTCTGGAGAGCCTGGGCGCGCGCATCATCATCGGCCACAAGGCCGAGAACGTGGCAGGCATGGGGGCTATCGTCACCTCCACCGCCATTGCCGGCGATAACCCCGAAGTGCTGGCCGCCCGGGCTGCCCGTATCCCTGTGGTGCCGCGAGCATTGATGCTGGCCGAGCTGATGCGCCTGAAGCGCGGCATTGCCGTGGCCGGCACGCATGGCAAGACCACCACGACCAGCCTGGTCGCCAGCCTGCTGGCCGCCGGCGAGCTGGACCCTACGTTTGTCATCGGCGGGCGTCTGAACTCTGCCGGTGCGAACGCGCGTCTGGGGCAGGGCGAGTACATCGTGGTCGAGGCTGACGAATCCGATGCCTCCTTCCTGAATCTGTTGCCCGTCATGGCCATCGTGACCAATATCGATGTGGACCATATGGACACCTATGGTCACGACGTGGCGCGTCTTAAAAGCGCCTTTATCGATTTCACGCATCGCCTGCCGTTCTACGGCAGCGCCATCCTGTGCAGTGATGACGCCAATGTGCGCGAAATCATTCCTTTTGTATCTCGTCCTGTCACGACCTACGGCATAGACAGCGATGCGCAGGTGCGGGCGGTCAATATCCAGAGCCGCGGCACGACCATGTGTTTTGATGTGCAGCGCAAAGGGGCGGGAGGCGATCTGCCGGTGCTGTCCGTATGTCTGAATTTGCCGGGTCGGCACAATGTACTCAATGCTTTGGCGGCGATCGCAGTGGCCACCGAGCTGGGCGTCGATGACGCCACGATTGCCCGTGCCCTGAGCGAATTTACCGGCGTGGGCCGGCGCTTTTCTCTGATCGGCGACTTTCCTGTTTCCGAGCGACAGGGCGGCGGCACGTTTACCGTTGTTGACGATTATGGTCACCATCCTGTCGAAATGGCTGCTACCTTGGCGGCCGCACGTGGCGCATGGCCGGACCGGCGCATTGTGCTGGCGTTCCAGCCGCATCGCTATACGCGTACCCGCGATTGCTTCGAGGATTTCGTGCAGGTGCTCAGTCAGGCCGATGCGGTGCTGCTCAGCGAGGTCTATGCCGCCGGCGAGCCGCCTCTGGTGGCCGCCGACGGTCGCGCGCTCAGCCGCGCCGTGCGCGTGCTGGGCAAGGTTGAACCGATTTTTGTCGCGGAAATCAATGATATGGCACAGACCGTTCTGGACTTTGTCCGCGACGGGGATGTGGTGTTGGTAATGGGAGCAGGGTCCATCAGCCGGATTCCTGCCCAATTGGGAGAAATGGCATGA
- the murG gene encoding undecaprenyldiphospho-muramoylpentapeptide beta-N-acetylglucosaminyltransferase — translation MSAPTILIMAGGTGGHIMPGLAVAQAMSERGWNVVWMGHPERMEGSLVPQHGIKMLPLRFAGLRGKGVGALLKLPFTLLGACLQARRCIKQAQPDVVLGMGGYVAFPGGLMAFLMRRPLVVHEQNAVAGTANRYLAKMADQVLTGFPGALPGAVTVGNPVRDAFVDQGAAVERYAQRQGPLRVLVVGGSLGAAALNTVVPQALALIPAGQRPQVTHQSGEQHLQALQQAYAQVQVQADCTAFIGDMAQAMKEADLLICRAGAMTVAEVAALGVAALFVPLPHAIDDHQTANARYLSECSGAWLKKQSELTPQWLAQWLQTLGREELSRVASHAQEHAQLNATQHIAEACQQAARRAG, via the coding sequence ATGAGCGCCCCAACCATTCTGATCATGGCCGGCGGCACAGGCGGACATATCATGCCAGGCTTGGCCGTTGCCCAGGCCATGAGCGAACGCGGCTGGAATGTTGTCTGGATGGGCCATCCGGAACGCATGGAAGGTAGCCTGGTGCCCCAGCATGGCATTAAAATGCTGCCGCTGCGATTTGCAGGCTTGCGCGGCAAAGGCGTGGGGGCCTTGTTGAAACTGCCCTTTACCTTGCTGGGTGCTTGCCTGCAGGCGCGGCGCTGCATCAAGCAGGCGCAGCCCGATGTGGTGCTGGGCATGGGCGGATATGTTGCCTTTCCCGGTGGCTTGATGGCGTTTTTGATGCGTCGCCCGCTGGTGGTGCACGAGCAAAATGCGGTTGCCGGCACGGCCAATCGGTATCTGGCCAAGATGGCCGATCAGGTCCTGACCGGTTTCCCCGGTGCTCTGCCGGGTGCCGTCACCGTGGGCAATCCGGTGCGTGATGCGTTTGTGGATCAAGGCGCGGCCGTCGAACGCTATGCGCAGCGTCAGGGGCCGTTGCGGGTGCTGGTGGTCGGCGGCAGTCTGGGTGCGGCGGCACTAAATACCGTCGTGCCGCAGGCCTTGGCATTGATTCCTGCCGGGCAGCGTCCGCAGGTGACGCATCAGTCGGGCGAGCAGCATCTGCAAGCGTTGCAGCAGGCGTATGCACAGGTTCAGGTACAGGCCGACTGCACGGCCTTTATCGGCGATATGGCGCAAGCCATGAAAGAGGCCGATCTGTTGATTTGTCGGGCAGGTGCCATGACCGTGGCCGAGGTGGCCGCTTTGGGTGTGGCAGCCTTGTTTGTGCCTTTGCCGCATGCCATCGACGATCACCAGACGGCCAACGCCCGGTACCTGAGCGAATGCTCGGGGGCCTGGTTGAAGAAACAATCGGAATTGACACCCCAGTGGCTAGCCCAATGGCTGCAGACGCTGGGCCGTGAAGAATTGAGTCGCGTGGCCAGCCACGCACAGGAACATGCACAGTTGAATGCCACGCAACACATTGCCGAAGCATGTCAGCAGGCGGCAAGGAGGGCGGGATGA
- the ftsW gene encoding putative lipid II flippase FtsW — translation MSLFAELTSGVNAVRPGRTALPTFDRALLSVTLMLTLFGLLMVYSASIALADGPRYESYGRYYFVIRHGLFIAVGALMAVFAASIPMRVWQKLTIPVFVLAILLLIVVLIPGIGREVNGARRWLPLGIINFQPSELMKVAMVLYAADYTVRKQEYLQSFLRGFLPMAVALGFVGVLLLMEPDLGAFMVIVAIAVGILFIGGINGKLFSALLGILVGSFLLLIWISPWRRERLFVYLDPWNPDNAYGSAYQLSHSLIALGRGEWFGVGLGSSVEKLHYLPEAHTDFIVAVIGEELGFVGVSALVLTFAFLVWRSFSIGRQAIAMERIFNGMVAQGVAVWFGVQTFINIGVVLGLLPTKGLTLPLVSYGGSGIVMNLVALALLLRVDIENRQMMRGKRT, via the coding sequence ATGAGCCTGTTCGCGGAACTGACTTCCGGTGTCAATGCGGTGCGCCCTGGGCGCACCGCATTGCCCACGTTCGACCGGGCGCTGTTGTCAGTCACCTTGATGTTGACCTTGTTTGGGTTGCTCATGGTGTATTCGGCCTCCATCGCCTTGGCCGATGGGCCGCGCTACGAAAGCTATGGCCGTTACTATTTTGTGATCCGTCACGGCCTGTTCATTGCCGTGGGCGCATTGATGGCGGTATTCGCCGCTTCGATACCGATGCGGGTTTGGCAGAAGCTGACCATCCCTGTGTTTGTGCTGGCTATTTTGCTTTTGATCGTGGTGTTGATTCCGGGCATAGGTCGTGAAGTCAACGGAGCGCGGCGCTGGCTGCCGCTGGGCATCATCAATTTTCAGCCTTCCGAACTGATGAAGGTCGCCATGGTGCTGTATGCGGCCGACTACACGGTGCGCAAGCAAGAGTATTTGCAGTCTTTTCTGCGCGGCTTCCTGCCTATGGCCGTTGCCTTGGGCTTTGTGGGCGTGCTGCTGTTGATGGAGCCCGACTTGGGTGCCTTCATGGTCATCGTGGCGATTGCCGTGGGCATTCTTTTTATCGGCGGCATCAATGGCAAGCTGTTTTCGGCCTTGCTGGGCATTCTGGTGGGCAGTTTCTTACTGCTGATCTGGATTTCGCCCTGGCGTCGCGAACGCCTGTTCGTCTATCTGGACCCCTGGAACCCGGACAATGCCTACGGCAGCGCCTATCAGCTCTCGCACTCGCTGATTGCGCTGGGGCGTGGCGAATGGTTTGGCGTGGGCCTTGGGTCCAGCGTGGAAAAACTGCATTACCTGCCCGAAGCGCATACGGACTTCATCGTGGCTGTGATCGGCGAGGAATTGGGCTTTGTCGGCGTGTCGGCACTGGTGCTGACGTTCGCGTTTCTGGTGTGGCGCAGTTTCAGCATAGGCCGGCAAGCCATCGCCATGGAGCGTATTTTCAATGGCATGGTCGCCCAAGGCGTGGCCGTCTGGTTCGGCGTACAGACCTTCATCAATATCGGCGTGGTGCTGGGACTGTTGCCCACCAAAGGCCTGACGTTGCCTTTGGTCAGCTATGGCGGCTCGGGCATTGTCATGAACCTGGTGGCGTTGGCCCTGCTGTTGCGGGTGGACATTGAAAACCGTCAGATGATGCGGGGGAAACGCACATGA